The Arachis hypogaea cultivar Tifrunner chromosome 16, arahy.Tifrunner.gnm2.J5K5, whole genome shotgun sequence genome contains a region encoding:
- the LOC112758386 gene encoding uncharacterized protein, translated as MFHSPAMDEWKRSGQIPAFGNWEFANELPITQYFECARQAGLVRYSSSSGESDPCVRDLYSLDFHKPPSTLKKGNRNNRNRERERRCSHGNVNVKGNGNGNMRKLKQGKVWDVTEQQRSKQHDVVPLPQSAAPPRPKPVDEDLYKIPPQLLRSTKRKKVLGFISKCLVPAACVS; from the exons ATGTTTCACTCTCCAGCTATGGAT GAATGGAAGAGAAGTGGGCAGATACCCGCGTTTGGGAACTGGGAATTCGCGAACGAGTTGCCAATAACTCAGTACTTCGAGTGTGCAAGACAAGCTGGCTTGGTTCGTTATAGTTCCTCTTCCGGAGAGAGTGATCCCTGCGTTCGCGACCTTTACTCTCTTGATTTTCACAAACCTCCTTCTACTCTCAAAAAG GGGAATAGGAACAACAGGAacagagaaagagaaaggagGTGCTCTCATGGGAACGTTAACGTTAAGGGAAATGGAAATGGAAACATGAGAAAGCTTAAGCAAGGGAAAGTATGGGACGTGACGGAACAGCAACGGAGCAAGCAACACGACGTCGTTCCGCTTCCGCAATCAGCGGCCCCTCCTCGACCAAAACCCGTTGACGAAGATCTTTATAAGATCCCTCCCCAGCTCCTTCGTTCTACCAAAAgg AAGAAAGTGCTGGGCTTCATTTCCAAGTGTTTGGTACCCGCTGCATGTGTTTCATga
- the LOC112758385 gene encoding U-box domain-containing protein 9, with amino-acid sequence MARRERGLSASAADGGGGKAAELKEKLRGLVKAIVENDDYTTRHAEDAIATLSTLRDLKRASPSSFDDFSFPVPPEFRCPISTELMTDPVILATGQTYDRAYIQRWLDEGHRTCPQTQQVLSHTNLTPNYLVRDMIAQWCKEHAIEMPKPVQDINQVVSNADRDHLDSLLHKLSLSVPDQKEAARELRLLTKRMPSFRTLFGESVDVIPQLLSPLSPNTAHVHPDLHEDLITTILNLSIHDDNKKVFGEDPTVIALLIDALKSGTIQTRSNAAAAIFTLSALDSNKHIIGKSGAIKHLLDLLEEGQPLAVKDAASAIFNLCLVHENKGRTVREGAVRVILKKIMDHILVDELLAILALLSSHPKAIEEMGDLGAVAFLLAIIREGTSERTKENCVAILYTICYGDRTKLKEVREEEKANGTLSKLARHGTSRAKRKANGILERLNRSPCLTHTA; translated from the exons ATGGCGAGGAGAGAGAGAGGTTTGTCTGCATCTGCGGCGGATGGAGGTGGTGGAAAAGCGGCGGAATTGAAGGAGAAGCTGAGGGGGCTGGTGAAGGCCATCGTGGAGAACGACGACTACACCACGCGCCACGCTGAAGACGCCATCGCCACTCTATCGACTCTTAGGGATTTGAAGAGAGCATCGCCCTCATCCTTCGATGATTTCAGCTTCCCCGTTCCTCCTGAATTTCGATGTCCCATTTCCACCGAGTTGATGACGGATCCTGTTATCTTGGCCACCGGACAG ACTTATGATCGGGCATACATTCAGAGGTGGTTGGATGAAGGGCACAGAACATGCCCTCAAACCCAACAAGTCCTTTCTCACACTAATCTTACTCCAAATTACTTGGTCCGGGACATGATTGCGCAGTGGTGTAAAGAGCATGCAATTGAGATGCCAAAGCCGGTTCAGGACATCAACCAAGTAGTAAGTAATGCGGATAGAGACCACTTGGATTCATTACTTCATAAGCTGTCATTGTCTGTCCCTGATCAGAAAGAAGCTGCAAGAGAGCTTCGCCTCCTAACAAAGAGAATGCCTTCCTTTAGAACCCTCTTTGGGGAGTCCGTTGATGTGATTCCGCAGTTGCTCAGTCCATTATCGCCTAATACGGCTCATGTTCACCCCGATCTCCATGAGGACTTGATTACAACTATTCTAAATCTCTCGATTCATGACGATAATAAGAAAGTATTTGGAGAGGATCCAACTGTCATTGCTCTTCTCATTGATGCCTTGAAATCCGGAACAATTCAAACAAGGAGCAATGCCGCAGCAGCCATTTTCACATTATCGGCTCTTGACTCCAACAAGCACATCATTGGAAAGTCTGGAGCCATCAAACATTTGCTTGACCTTTTAGAGGAGGGACAGCCATTAGCCGTGAAAGATGCTGCCTCAGCTATATTCAACCTATGTCTTGTGCACGAGAATAAAGGGAGGACCGTGAGAGAAGGTGCAGTCCGGGTCATTCTGAAGAAGATCATGGACCACATTCTAGTTGATGAGTTGCTCGCTATATTGGCACTCCTTTCCAGCCATCCCAAGGCCATTGAAGAAATGGGGGATCTCGGAGCTGTAGCCTTCTTGCTGGCTATCATTAGGGAGGGCACGTCAGAGCGAACCAAGGAGAATTGTGTTGCAATTTTATATACAATCTGTTACGGTGATAGAACAAAGTTGAAGGAagttagagaagaagaaaaagccaacgGTACCCTGTCGAAACTTGCGCGACACGGGACGTCAAGGGCAAAAAGGAAGGCTAATGGAATTCTTGAGAGGCTCAATCGATCACCCTGCTTAACACACACTGCTTAA